The DNA sequence GAAGGACACCGGGTACACGCGCTGGCCCGGCCCTCAGCCGCAACGGAGGATCTTGTCCGTGCGGGCGTACAGCTGTTCAAAGGTGATCTCCTGGCTCCCGGGAGTATTGCGGAAGCCATGCAGGATTGCCGGGAGGTGTTCCACCTGGCGGGTTTCGCCCGTGCCTGGCATAAAGATCGTTCAACTTTTCACCGGGTCAATGTAACGGGGACGAAAAATGTCCTGGACGCGGCCATGCAGCTGGGAGTACTGAAAGTAGTGGCGGCGTCTACTGCCGGGGTGTTTCCGCCTGCGCTTAACGGCAGGCCGGTAACTGAAACGGCCGCCCGGAGGCCGGATCTTTATACGGAATACGAACGGACAAAAAATGAAGGGGAAGAACTGGCGGCAAAATATGCGGCAAGGGGCTTACCGGTGGTGATCATTAACCCTACAAAGGTTTTCGGCCCCGGCCCTGTGGATGAAAGTAATTCTGCTACCCTGATGATCCGTAACTACCTGAGAGGAACCTGGAAAATAATTCCCGGCAATGGAAAAGGCGTGATGGATTATGTATATGTCGAAGACGTCGCGGAAGGTATCCGCCGGGCTATGGAAAAGGGCAGGCCGGGTGAGCGATATATCCTGGGAGGAGAAAATGTAAGCTATGACCGCTTTTTTAAAACGGTTGCCGGGTACATGGAATCCCCCCGGCGGCTTTTTAAAATGCCGGTGGCCCTGATCATGAGCATCGCCGGCCTGGACGCAGCTAAAGCAAGGATCACGGGCTTAAAGCCCCTGATCACTCCCGAATGGGTACGAAAGATCCCTTATAACTGGTCCAAAGATTCGGCGAAAGCCAAAAGCGAACTCGGCTATTCGGCCAGGCCCTTTGATGAAGCGGTAAGGCTTACCATTGCCTGGCTGCAGCAAACCAGGCAGGTATGAACGCAGAACCCTCCTTTACGCTGATCACCGGCGCAAGCATGGGGATCGGGAAAGCGCTCGCGGAAGAATGCGCCCGCAGGCAGATGAACCTACTTCTGGTTGCCCTGCCCGATCCGGAGCTTGACCGCCTGGCCTCCGGCCTGCGAAAAAAATACGGGGTGCGTATCCATGTTTTCGGCCTGGATATGCTGGCCGCGGATGCTCCCCGGAGAATTTACGAATGGTGTGTGGAGAATAATTTCGCGGTAGATAAGCTGGTCAATAATATCGGGATCGGCGGAAGAAGTGATTTTGAAACCAGCACGCTGCCGGAACTTGACAGCATGCTGATACTGAATATCAAGACGGCTACTTTTCTTTCAAAACTTTTCGTTGAGCGGCTTAAAAGGCACCCGAGGTCCTACATACTCAATGTGGGAAGCGCGGCCGGATTTTTTCATGTTCCTCACAAAGCGGTTTATTCAGCAACCAAAGCCTACCTCTATTCTCTCACCAGGGCGCTTCGGTCTGAACTGAAGCCGCTGGGGGTCCACGTGACGCTCCTGGCTCCGGGAGGAGCGAATAATAAACATGACCCGGTGGTACACAGGAAAGTAAACGGCTGGCTGCACCGGAATCTTCATCACAGCCCGGAATACATTGCCCGTACGGCCCTGGACGGAATGCTAAAAGGCCGGAACCTGATCGTACCCGGTTTCCTTCCTAAGGTTTACATCCGCCTGAGCAAGGCCTTTCCCGCATCTGTAGTGGACGCTGTAGTAAGGGTGATTTTTCGCAACCGGTAATATTTAAGCTGCTAATATTTATCTTAGGGCAGTCAAACGCACCTGTATGGAAATAGCTATTGTATTGATCCTGCTGGCAGCGGCTATCACTCTTTTTTCCCTGGAGGTATTATCCGTTGACATCGTTACCCTGCTGATTTTATTCGTCCTGATCGTTTCAGGCATCATTTCCGTACAAGAGGCGTATACGGGTTTCGGCAGCGATTTTATTGTGATGCTGGCAGCTATTTTCGTGATCGGGGCGGCCATCGAGGAGAACGGTATCCTGGAGGTACTCGGAAGGGAGGCTGTCCGGAGGCTGGGAAAGAATGTGTTCGTATTGACGGCCGGAATTATGGGAATCAGCATCGTGCTTTCAGCATTTATGAACAATACCACCCTTACGGCCCTGTTGATCGCGCCTGTCATGTCTATCAGCCGGTATATTAAGGTGAACCCTTCGAAGTTATTGATGCCGCTTGCTTTTGCTTCCCTGCTGGGAGGAACCTGTACCCTTATTGGTACTTCCACCAACGTGGCTGGGGCTGCATATATGTCCAGCGTGGGGCTTGTGCCTATTTCTATGTTCGAATTGCTTCCCCTGGGGCTGGCCCTGTGTGTGGCCGGTATCGTGTATATGCTATTCGTAGGGCGAAAGATCATCCCGGAAAGGGGCAAGGTAAACCTGGCTGAATTACCGGAACGATTTTACCTTAGCGAAGCCCGCATTTTAAGCGGCTCCCCCATGATCGGGCAGTCTGTGTATAAATCGGACCTGTACCGGATGGAATTCAAGATTCACCGGATTGTCAGAAGGGGTGTAAAGATAAAAATAGATGCCTCTGTCTATCTCCAGGAAGGGGATACTCTTTTCGTGGAAGGAAATGCCAAAAAACTGCTCAAGCTGAAGGACAAGGAAGGAATTGATATTGTAGGAGACACCCTGGTCAATAAGGAAGAGACCCGCGAAAAAGACCAGCATATCGCGGAAGTACTCATTAACAAGAATTCGCGCCTGATTAATCAAACGTTGCGTACCAATGAATTTAAAAGGCGCTGGGGGCTGGTTGGACTGGCCCTGCATCGCCCGGGGAAAAAGGATATAGTGGAGCTGAAGAATATCCCCCTGCAAATGGGCGACATTCTCCTGGTTCAGGGCAGAAGCGAAGATATTAGTTACCTGGCGAAGGCTAATAACCTGATTGTGGTGGGAGAAATGCGCCATAAGATCAACGCTACGCGCCGGGGCTGGTTTACCTTCGGCTTGTTTATACTCGCTATTATACTCGGATCGGCAGGGATATTGCCGGTGAGCGCCGCTTTTATGATGGCAGCTGTCATGTCGGTCGTTATCCGGGCCATCGATACGCAAACAGCTTACCGGGCCATCGACTGGCGGCTGCTGGTGCTGATTGGCGGGATGACTGCCTTTGGGATAGCCATGAAAAATTCAGGAGCGGATGTTTTCCTGGCGGATATGATCGCCTCGGTATTTGAATCTTCGGGCCCACTATGGGTAATGGCCAGTTTTATGGTGCTGACAGTCGTCCTTACCCAACCAATGTCCAATGCCGCCGCGGCGCTGGTGGTGCTTCCCATTGCTATTCAGACAGCCCAGGTAATGGACGTAAATCCGCGGAGTTTCGCGATTTCCATCATTGTTTCGGCTTCCATTTCCATGATCACACCTTTCGAGCCTTCCTGTATCCTGGTGTACGGGCCGGGCAATTACAAGTTTTTTGACTTTGTCCGGGTGGGGGGGCTGCTGACGATTTTGCTGCTTGTTATTATCTGGCTGATGGTCCCGGTTTTCTGGCCGCTTTAGCGCGCGTTGTGCCGGATTTGGCGCCCGCAATCGCTCAAGGCTTATTTTCGGGATCCCGGATGCTGTACAGCTGCCCGCCGGAGGGTTAAAAGAACCTGTTTCCTTTGTTGAGTTCGCTGCGGTAGCGGGCCAGGACCTTCATCCTGGAGATGAAGCCCATGAATTTTTCCTCGTGGACTACGGGAAGGTACCAGGAATTGACCCGGTCGAACCTTTCCAGCGTGGAGGACGCCGGCTCATGAAGCGAGATGATCTCTTCGGGCTGCTGGCAGAGTTCGCTTACCCTTACGGAATCGTAGTGTTCCGTATCGTATAATTTTTTGCGGATATCGTTCAGCTTTACAATGCCTTCAAACCGCCCTTCTCCATTGGTAACGGGGATCACATCCCGGCTGGTAGCTGCAGAAAGCTCCGCCAGTTTCCTGAGGGTGTCGCCGGGACGCACGCTTACCACATCTTTTTCCAGCAGTTCATGGGCGGATACCTGGTTCAGAACCATTCTTTCAGTATGCATAAGGCGGCGGTCACTTTTCTTTGCGCCTGCTTTCGGGCCCTTGTTTTCGGAAGAATATTTCAGGAAATAGGAAGTGGCGCAAACCAGCATTAAGGGCACGAACAGCTCATAGCTTTGGGTAATGTCCGCGATCAGGAAAATCGCCGTTACCGGGGCGTTCATCACGCAGGCGAAGGTCGCTGCCATTCCCAGGTAAATATAGGTGACCGGGCTTACTACCAGATCGGCCCCTGGTGCGAAAAGGAAAATGGCCTTATAAAAGAAATATCCCAGGAATCCCCCGGTAATAATGGAAGGGGCAAAATAACCCCCTTCGCCCCCTGAGTTCACGCTGAGGCCGGTGCTGAGCGGTTTGGCAATGGTCAGCAGCAGAAAGAACAGCAGGTCCGAGACATGGGTATGCGGGAAGTTGCTGAACACCGAATTAGAGAAGACTTCACTTTCGTTCGCCCTGAGCAACTCATTGACACTCACGTAACCTTCCCCGTACATCGGGGGAAATAAAAATATCACTGTACCCAGTATCAGCCCGCCGGTGATCGCCCGGAGGTAGTCATTTTTTATCATCGACAGGTAACGATAACAAAAACGGTAGGTCTTGTCCAGGAAGCGGGCAGCAAGCATGCCTGCAATGCCAAGGGCCAGCACGAACGGCAGCTGGTCGTAGGTGAAGTCGGGAATCGGCGCCTCGAAGCGTAGCTGATCGCCCATGAATACTTCGAACAGGATCTTGCCGAAAACCGCCGAGATCAGCAAGGGGATCAGCAGGGTAGGGGTGAATTCAGGCAATACTGTTTCGAGCGCGAAAAGAAAGCCGCCCACCGGTGCATTGTAGATGGCCGAAATGCCGCCGGCAATGCCGCAGCCGATCATCAGGGTCCGCTGCTTGTAGCCCAGCCCCAGGAACTGTCCCGTATTGGAACCGATCGCAGAGCCCGTGGTGATAATGGCGGCCTCTACCCCGGAGCTTCCGCCAAAACCAATAGAGAGGCCGGTGGTGATGAATTTGGAATACATCAACCGGAAATTGATAACCGAGCCGTTGTTTTTTATGGCTTCGATCACATGTCTTGCGCCGCGGAAGTTGACCGTTTTATAAAAGATATTCCTGTTGAGAAAAACTACCAGCAGCAAGCCCACCATGGGGATGATCAGGTAAAGGAAGCCCGGAAAAAACCGGATGGCATATTCTTCCACGTAAGAAATGATGGTTTTGATCAGGATAGCCGCCAACCCCACGATCACGCCGACGAGGGCGCTTAATATCAGCGGCATTACCCGGCTGTCGCGTTGCTTTCTCCGCCACCTAAGGAATTTTAGCTGGTATTTGCTGGGTTTGTACATTCGCTTACCTGTTTTCCTGCTGTCAGCTAAAAATAACAATAATCGGGCGAGAAAGCGGCCTTTATTTTCCAAGTAGAAGGCAGATGTTTAACTTAGCGCGGTATGAAAAACGAGAAACCAGTCATTCTTGTCACCAACGACGATGGCATAACCGCCCCGGGTATCCGGAGCCTGATGCATGTTATGAAAGAGCTGGGCCACGTGGTGGTAGTGGCGCCCGACAGCCCCCAGTCAGGCATGGGACATGCCGTTACCATTGCCAAACCCCTGCGGCTCGACAAAGTAGAAGTTTACAAGGGCTTTGAAATGTACCAGAGTTCCGGCACCCCCGTAGACTGCGTGAAGCTCGCAGTGAACAAAGTCCTGCACCGGAAGCCGGACCTGTGCGTATCCGGCATCAACCACGGAGCCAATTCTTCCATTAACGTGATCTATTCGGGAACCATGTCAGCCGCTGTGGAAGGGGCCATTGAAGGGATTCCTTCCATAGGTTTTTCGCTTTGCGATTACAGCCAGAACGCCGACTTTTCGCCCTGCGAACCCTATGTGAGAAGCATAGTGAAAGCCGTACTAAAGAACGGCCTCCCGAAAGGGTCCCTGCTGAATGTGAATTTCCCGAAAGCACCCGATTTTAAAGGACTGAAGGTATGCCGGCAGGCCGTAGCAAAGTACGAGGAAGAGTTTGACGAGCGGATTGATCCGCACGGCCGGAAATACTACTGGATGACCGGTAAATTCGCCTTGTACGATAAAGGGGAAGATACGGATGAATGGGCTCTGGATAACGGCTATGTGTCGGTTGTACCTGTGCAGTTTGATATGACAGCCTACAACAGCATTCCCTTCCTGAACAATATCGATTTTAATGTTCAAACGAAATAATATGTACATGGGGGTGGCGCTGGGGGCCTGCCTGCCCGCCCTTGCCATTGTACTGGTAGAATTGCTGAAACTGGAGATCCGCACGGGGATGCGGGAATCAACCATTTACATGATCTGTATAGGCCTCAACGCCCTGCTTTTCCGGCAATTTTTCAAAGCCGGGAAAGAGGACACGGCCAGGGGCGTATTGCTGGTCACCTTTATGTACGCGCTCGTTTTTTTTATTTACAAGATGTAAAGTTTAAAGGCGGTATGAAGTATTATGTCATTGCGGGAGAGGCATCCGGCGATCTGCATGCTTCCAACCTGATGCGGGAACTTCGACGGCGCGACCCGTCCGCCAGTTTCCGCTGCTGGGGAGGAGATCTTATGCAGCAAGAAAACGGTATCATCGTGAAGCATTACCGCGAAATGGCCTACATGGGTTTCGTGGAAGTACTCACGCACCTGCCCGCTATTTTCAGGAATATCCGCCAATGCAAGCAGGACCTCCTGCAACACCGCCCCGATGTATTGATCCTGGTCGATTTCCCCGGCTTCAATCTCAGGATCGCCGAATTTGCCAAGCAACAAAACATCCCGGTATTCTACTATATCTCTCCCAAGATCTGGGCATGGAACCAGAAAAGAGTGTTGAAAATCAAGCGGGTAGTGGATAAAATGTTCTGCATTCTTCCTTTCGAAGTAGATTTCTACCGCCGCTGGGGAATGGAAGTGGATTATGTGGGTAATCCGCTCGCGGATGCCATAGCCGCCCGGGAGGCTACCGACGCGGCACTGCACGGTGATCAGCCTCTGATTGCGTTATTGCCGGGGAGCCGGAAACAGGAAATAACGCGAATCCTTCCCGAAATGCTCCGCGCCACCGACCATTTCAAGGATTTCAGAGTAGTGATAGCGGGCGCTCCCGCCTTTTCAGAAGACTTTTACCGCCCGTTTACCGGCAGCCGGCAAATCCAGGTAGTATTCGGACAAACATACGACCTGCTGCGTGCCTCCCGCGCAGCCCTGGTCACTTCCGGAACGGCCACACTAGAGACCGCCCTCCTGAACGTGCCCCAGGCGGTACTTTACAAGGCCAATGCACTCTCGGTTGCCATTGCCCGCAGGGTGATCAAAGTGCCGTACATTTCCCTGGTCAACCTGATTGCCGGAAAAGAAATCGTAAAAGAATTGATCCAGGAAACCTGCAATGAAGAACAAATAGCCGCCGAACTGGGCAAGCTGCTGCATGATGAACCCTACCGAAACCGCATGCTGGCAGACTATGAAGTGCTGAGGGGCATCGTGGGCGGTCCGGGCGCTTCCACCCGTGCAGCGGAAAAAATGCTGGAATATCTTTCCGAATAAATTTTGAAAGCACTATATTTGCCTTCCCTTTCGGAATTGCAAGATCGGGCGCTGCAAGATACCGCCGCGCTTTGCGCGAATCCCGAAACAAAAACGGGGAATTAGCTCAGCTGGCTAGAGCGCTTGCATGGCATGCAAGAGGTCATCGGTTCGACTCCGATATTCTCCACAAAACGGGAAAATCGTCTGATTTTCCCGTTTTTTTGTAATTAGCTTTGTTCCATCTGTTGACGCCCCGAGCCATTTTACACGATTACTTATTCCATACGGCTTTCCATCGCCTGAATTCACTTGGCCGGATCCAATAGCGGGCAAAGTTCCCGTCATGCAATGATAGAAGTTCCGTTTCAACCGCTTCAATGAATTTTGAACGGTCTGCTTCCGGGATTTGCTCGGCATAGGACGTAATGGCTTCGGAAGCGCTGCTCGAGTCCATTGCCTGTGAAATTACCTGGGTAATCAGTGTGCGGATGGCATCCCGGTATTTCAACCTAAAGGGGTTGGGTTCGCCGAGTGATTGCCGAAGAGCAGCATACCGCGCTGCTGAACGTCCGTACGCCCAAAGAAAAACATCCTTTAATAATTCGACGCGGTTTAATTCGTAAACGGCCAGCATTCCCTGGATATACAGGTCCTCTGGCACATCAATAAAAGATAAGGGTGAAAGATTATGCCGATTAAAAGGGATATTGGCTGCAAGCCTTGAAACGCGCTTATTGACGTCATCAAAAGGTTGCAGGTAAGGAAGCTGCACCATGATGAAAAAGGATTGCTCAAAAGGATTTTTGATTTGCTCTGCCTTTTGGAGTAGCAAGTCGAAATATTCTTCAATGAGCTGAGGAATAACCAAGGGGGTATATACAGATCTGGCAATGCCCACTCCAAAGCTTCGCAATCGTCCCGGAGCCTCGGGATCCGCCAATAGATTATTTGCCAGCAGACCATGCAAATTTTGAATA is a window from the Anseongella ginsenosidimutans genome containing:
- a CDS encoding chloride channel protein, with amino-acid sequence MYKPSKYQLKFLRWRRKQRDSRVMPLILSALVGVIVGLAAILIKTIISYVEEYAIRFFPGFLYLIIPMVGLLLVVFLNRNIFYKTVNFRGARHVIEAIKNNGSVINFRLMYSKFITTGLSIGFGGSSGVEAAIITTGSAIGSNTGQFLGLGYKQRTLMIGCGIAGGISAIYNAPVGGFLFALETVLPEFTPTLLIPLLISAVFGKILFEVFMGDQLRFEAPIPDFTYDQLPFVLALGIAGMLAARFLDKTYRFCYRYLSMIKNDYLRAITGGLILGTVIFLFPPMYGEGYVSVNELLRANESEVFSNSVFSNFPHTHVSDLLFFLLLTIAKPLSTGLSVNSGGEGGYFAPSIITGGFLGYFFYKAIFLFAPGADLVVSPVTYIYLGMAATFACVMNAPVTAIFLIADITQSYELFVPLMLVCATSYFLKYSSENKGPKAGAKKSDRRLMHTERMVLNQVSAHELLEKDVVSVRPGDTLRKLAELSAATSRDVIPVTNGEGRFEGIVKLNDIRKKLYDTEHYDSVRVSELCQQPEEIISLHEPASSTLERFDRVNSWYLPVVHEEKFMGFISRMKVLARYRSELNKGNRFF
- the surE gene encoding 5'/3'-nucleotidase SurE, which produces MKNEKPVILVTNDDGITAPGIRSLMHVMKELGHVVVVAPDSPQSGMGHAVTIAKPLRLDKVEVYKGFEMYQSSGTPVDCVKLAVNKVLHRKPDLCVSGINHGANSSINVIYSGTMSAAVEGAIEGIPSIGFSLCDYSQNADFSPCEPYVRSIVKAVLKNGLPKGSLLNVNFPKAPDFKGLKVCRQAVAKYEEEFDERIDPHGRKYYWMTGKFALYDKGEDTDEWALDNGYVSVVPVQFDMTAYNSIPFLNNIDFNVQTK
- a CDS encoding SDR family oxidoreductase, encoding MKIFITGATGFIGKHLALKLAAEGHRVHALARPSAATEDLVRAGVQLFKGDLLAPGSIAEAMQDCREVFHLAGFARAWHKDRSTFHRVNVTGTKNVLDAAMQLGVLKVVAASTAGVFPPALNGRPVTETAARRPDLYTEYERTKNEGEELAAKYAARGLPVVIINPTKVFGPGPVDESNSATLMIRNYLRGTWKIIPGNGKGVMDYVYVEDVAEGIRRAMEKGRPGERYILGGENVSYDRFFKTVAGYMESPRRLFKMPVALIMSIAGLDAAKARITGLKPLITPEWVRKIPYNWSKDSAKAKSELGYSARPFDEAVRLTIAWLQQTRQV
- a CDS encoding SLC13 family permease — protein: MEIAIVLILLAAAITLFSLEVLSVDIVTLLILFVLIVSGIISVQEAYTGFGSDFIVMLAAIFVIGAAIEENGILEVLGREAVRRLGKNVFVLTAGIMGISIVLSAFMNNTTLTALLIAPVMSISRYIKVNPSKLLMPLAFASLLGGTCTLIGTSTNVAGAAYMSSVGLVPISMFELLPLGLALCVAGIVYMLFVGRKIIPERGKVNLAELPERFYLSEARILSGSPMIGQSVYKSDLYRMEFKIHRIVRRGVKIKIDASVYLQEGDTLFVEGNAKKLLKLKDKEGIDIVGDTLVNKEETREKDQHIAEVLINKNSRLINQTLRTNEFKRRWGLVGLALHRPGKKDIVELKNIPLQMGDILLVQGRSEDISYLAKANNLIVVGEMRHKINATRRGWFTFGLFILAIILGSAGILPVSAAFMMAAVMSVVIRAIDTQTAYRAIDWRLLVLIGGMTAFGIAMKNSGADVFLADMIASVFESSGPLWVMASFMVLTVVLTQPMSNAAAALVVLPIAIQTAQVMDVNPRSFAISIIVSASISMITPFEPSCILVYGPGNYKFFDFVRVGGLLTILLLVIIWLMVPVFWPL
- the lpxB gene encoding lipid-A-disaccharide synthase translates to MKYYVIAGEASGDLHASNLMRELRRRDPSASFRCWGGDLMQQENGIIVKHYREMAYMGFVEVLTHLPAIFRNIRQCKQDLLQHRPDVLILVDFPGFNLRIAEFAKQQNIPVFYYISPKIWAWNQKRVLKIKRVVDKMFCILPFEVDFYRRWGMEVDYVGNPLADAIAAREATDAALHGDQPLIALLPGSRKQEITRILPEMLRATDHFKDFRVVIAGAPAFSEDFYRPFTGSRQIQVVFGQTYDLLRASRAALVTSGTATLETALLNVPQAVLYKANALSVAIARRVIKVPYISLVNLIAGKEIVKELIQETCNEEQIAAELGKLLHDEPYRNRMLADYEVLRGIVGGPGASTRAAEKMLEYLSE
- a CDS encoding Fic family protein; this encodes MNNNNNSPKEEVRQILEALKEYPNGASADEILKASGLPLKMRSLQRRLSNLIANGEITTTGKARAVRYHLLPQTVAHQPKERHTDAIPLTAVSKDLLRHLSQPIQRRVPVGYQREFLESYRPNADSYLTREEVQRLAELGNTAKLDQPAGTYARQILNRLLIDLSWNSSRLEGNTYTLLDTERLISLGEASDSKSAMDAQMILNHKDAIEFIVQSDPEIRFNRYTIQNLHGLLANNLLADPEAPGRLRSFGVGIARSVYTPLVIPQLIEEYFDLLLQKAEQIKNPFEQSFFIMVQLPYLQPFDDVNKRVSRLAANIPFNRHNLSPLSFIDVPEDLYIQGMLAVYELNRVELLKDVFLWAYGRSAARYAALRQSLGEPNPFRLKYRDAIRTLITQVISQAMDSSSASEAITSYAEQIPEADRSKFIEAVETELLSLHDGNFARYWIRPSEFRRWKAVWNK
- a CDS encoding SDR family NAD(P)-dependent oxidoreductase, translating into MNAEPSFTLITGASMGIGKALAEECARRQMNLLLVALPDPELDRLASGLRKKYGVRIHVFGLDMLAADAPRRIYEWCVENNFAVDKLVNNIGIGGRSDFETSTLPELDSMLILNIKTATFLSKLFVERLKRHPRSYILNVGSAAGFFHVPHKAVYSATKAYLYSLTRALRSELKPLGVHVTLLAPGGANNKHDPVVHRKVNGWLHRNLHHSPEYIARTALDGMLKGRNLIVPGFLPKVYIRLSKAFPASVVDAVVRVIFRNR